A window of the Listeria swaminathanii genome harbors these coding sequences:
- a CDS encoding PP2C family protein-serine/threonine phosphatase: MEKAFEGKYRDILIQYLEHQDEEILYTCEKLSREAMEERVSPEEIVHLHRSVLELYGNQLPDFVRLSFDVLLEMMVGYGLAYMEHLSLRTEQKELRSEIAQAEDMQKTLMKTEVPEHDELDFGVISVAARQMSGDYYSFTEEGDKQIGIALADVIGKGIPAAFSISMIKYALAGMTGDDRKPSIVLESLNQVAEENINDNMFITMFYGLYHEDTHLFEYGSAGHELGLYYQHKENTFSDLYAKGLPLGVDKNAVYRQFDKRIEVGDAVFIMSDGVTETRTANGFIEREELTEIIAAHISLSAEKMVHAIYDQLVKMQNFELHDDFTLICIKRTK, encoded by the coding sequence ATGGAAAAAGCTTTTGAGGGAAAATACCGTGATATTCTAATTCAATATTTAGAACATCAAGATGAAGAAATTCTTTATACTTGCGAAAAATTATCCAGAGAAGCTATGGAAGAGCGAGTATCACCAGAAGAAATTGTCCATTTGCATCGCTCGGTTCTTGAACTTTACGGAAACCAGCTGCCAGATTTTGTACGATTATCATTTGATGTACTACTAGAAATGATGGTAGGCTACGGCTTAGCTTATATGGAACATCTAAGTTTAAGAACCGAGCAAAAAGAATTACGTAGTGAAATCGCTCAAGCAGAAGATATGCAAAAAACGTTAATGAAAACAGAAGTACCGGAACACGACGAACTTGATTTTGGTGTTATCAGTGTCGCAGCTAGACAAATGAGCGGTGACTACTATAGCTTTACAGAAGAAGGCGACAAGCAAATCGGTATCGCTTTGGCAGACGTTATTGGTAAAGGAATTCCAGCTGCATTTAGCATTTCCATGATAAAATATGCACTTGCTGGAATGACGGGAGATGATAGAAAACCATCTATCGTACTCGAATCGCTAAACCAAGTAGCGGAAGAAAATATTAACGACAACATGTTTATTACGATGTTTTACGGGCTTTATCACGAAGATACACATTTGTTTGAATATGGTTCAGCCGGACACGAACTGGGCTTATATTACCAACATAAAGAGAACACTTTTTCTGATTTATATGCCAAAGGTTTACCACTCGGTGTGGATAAAAACGCCGTCTATCGTCAATTTGATAAGAGAATTGAAGTGGGCGATGCCGTATTTATTATGTCGGATGGTGTAACCGAAACAAGAACAGCCAATGGTTTTATTGAACGTGAAGAGTTAACAGAAATTATAGCAGCGCATATTTCATTATCTGCTGAAAAAATGGTTCATGCGATTTATGATCAGTTAGTTAAAATGCAAAACTTTGAGTTGCATGATGACTTTACACTTATTTGTATTAAACGAACTAAATAA
- a CDS encoding anti-sigma regulatory factor has translation MTFQSCVKIINEWDIVAARQLGRKISKEIGFGTVDQARITTAISELARNIFLYAGRGEICIEKVSESGKQGMIIVAKDKGPGIVDIRKVMQDGYTTSGGLGAGLPGVKRLMDSFDIESSIEGDSKGTVITTTKWVR, from the coding sequence ATGACATTCCAATCCTGTGTAAAGATAATTAATGAATGGGACATTGTAGCTGCAAGGCAACTAGGTAGAAAAATATCCAAAGAAATTGGCTTTGGAACAGTTGACCAAGCAAGAATTACAACTGCCATCAGTGAATTAGCAAGAAATATTTTCCTCTATGCTGGACGAGGAGAAATCTGTATCGAAAAAGTAAGTGAGTCTGGCAAGCAAGGTATGATTATTGTTGCCAAAGATAAAGGCCCAGGAATTGTAGACATTAGAAAAGTAATGCAGGACGGTTATACAACTTCGGGCGGTCTTGGAGCAGGTCTCCCAGGAGTCAAACGTTTAATGGACAGTTTTGATATTGAATCCAGTATTGAAGGCGATTCTAAAGGAACGGTAATTACAACAACGAAATGGGTTCGGTAA
- a CDS encoding CopG family ribbon-helix-helix protein: protein MLEKEKRMIISVELTQEMVQELDVVVEKEKMGRSEVIMEATQQFLQEKRARELRDEMERGYAEMATINFAIACECTHVEAEAEDRNISILGG from the coding sequence GTGTTAGAGAAAGAAAAGCGGATGATAATATCCGTAGAACTGACACAGGAAATGGTACAAGAACTCGACGTAGTTGTAGAAAAAGAAAAAATGGGGCGGAGTGAAGTTATAATGGAAGCAACGCAACAATTTTTACAAGAGAAAAGGGCTCGCGAATTAAGAGACGAGATGGAACGCGGTTATGCAGAAATGGCGACAATTAATTTCGCTATTGCATGCGAGTGTACTCATGTCGAGGCAGAAGCAGAAGACAGGAATATTAGTATTTTAGGAGGTTAA
- the rsbW gene encoding anti-sigma B factor RsbW — protein sequence MATMHDKITLQLPAKPEYVSLGRLSLSGIASRAGFSYEAIEDLKIAVSEAITNSVKHAFKGEEDGEITVEYLIYEDKLEVRVSDNGTSFDLETRKQEIGPYDVGEDAEMMRIGGLGLFLIETLMDDVKLYYDEGVSVVMTKYINEKQVEENAKSIST from the coding sequence ATGGCAACAATGCATGACAAAATTACATTACAACTTCCTGCCAAGCCTGAATATGTAAGTTTAGGTAGACTTTCATTATCAGGAATTGCAAGTCGCGCAGGATTTTCTTATGAAGCAATTGAAGATTTGAAAATAGCTGTAAGTGAAGCCATCACTAATTCCGTAAAGCATGCATTTAAAGGGGAAGAAGATGGCGAGATCACAGTCGAATATCTTATTTATGAAGATAAGCTAGAAGTTCGTGTTTCCGATAACGGCACAAGCTTCGACCTAGAAACCCGTAAACAAGAAATTGGCCCATATGATGTGGGCGAGGATGCGGAGATGATGCGTATCGGTGGGCTAGGTTTATTTTTAATTGAAACATTAATGGATGACGTGAAACTTTATTACGATGAAGGGGTTTCTGTCGTAATGACCAAATATATTAATGAAAAGCAGGTGGAGGAGAATGCCAAAAGTATCTCAACCTGA
- the alr gene encoding alanine racemase, giving the protein MVTGWHRPTWIEIDRAAIRENIKNEQKQLPENVALWAVVKANAYGHGIIEVAKTAKEAGAKGFCVAILDEALALREAGFQADFILVLGATSQEDANLAAKNHISLTVFREDWLDNLALEAPLQIHLKVDSGMGRLGIRSAEEARHIEATIAENKQLQLEGIYTHFATADQLETSYFEQQLAKFTTILASLKERPTFVHTANSAASLLQPQMNFDAIRFGISMYGLTPSKEIKMSLPFELKAALALYTEMVLVKELAPGDSVSYGATYTATEREWVATLPIGYADGLIRHYSGFHVLVDGEHAPIIGRVCMDQTIIKLPREFQTGSKVTIIGTDHGNTITADDAAEYLDTINYEVTCLLTERIPRKYIH; this is encoded by the coding sequence ATGGTGACAGGCTGGCATCGTCCAACATGGATTGAAATAGACCGCGCAGCAATTCGCGAAAATATAAAAAACGAACAAAAGCAATTACCTGAAAATGTCGCATTATGGGCAGTTGTAAAGGCCAATGCTTACGGCCACGGTATTATTGAAGTAGCCAAAACCGCGAAAGAAGCAGGCGCTAAAGGTTTTTGCGTTGCTATTTTAGATGAGGCTCTTGCCCTTCGCGAAGCTGGGTTTCAAGCCGACTTTATTCTCGTATTAGGTGCAACCAGCCAAGAAGACGCCAATCTCGCAGCAAAAAATCATATTTCGCTTACCGTTTTCAGAGAAGACTGGCTAGACAACTTAGCGTTAGAAGCACCATTACAGATTCATTTAAAAGTGGATAGTGGCATGGGGCGCCTTGGTATTCGTAGCGCGGAAGAAGCACGACACATCGAAGCAACGATAGCTGAAAATAAGCAACTACAACTAGAAGGTATTTACACGCATTTTGCGACAGCCGACCAACTAGAAACTAGTTATTTCGAGCAACAATTAGCTAAATTTACGACGATTTTAGCGAGCCTAAAAGAACGCCCGACATTCGTCCACACAGCAAATTCCGCAGCTTCATTATTACAGCCGCAAATGAATTTCGATGCGATTCGTTTTGGCATTTCGATGTACGGATTAACGCCTTCCAAAGAAATTAAAATGAGTTTGCCATTCGAGCTGAAAGCAGCACTCGCACTTTATACTGAAATGGTACTTGTGAAAGAACTTGCACCAGGTGATAGTGTTAGCTACGGGGCAACCTACACAGCAACAGAACGAGAATGGGTCGCAACTTTGCCAATTGGTTACGCAGACGGACTTATTCGGCATTATAGTGGTTTTCACGTTTTAGTAGACGGAGAGCATGCTCCAATCATCGGAAGAGTATGTATGGACCAAACAATCATAAAACTTCCGCGCGAATTTCAAACTGGTTCAAAAGTAACGATAATTGGTACAGATCATGGAAACACGATAACAGCAGATGATGCAGCGGAATACCTAGATACAATTAATTATGAAGTTACTTGTTTGCTAACTGAAAGAATACCAAGGAAATACATCCATTAA
- the acpS gene encoding holo-ACP synthase has product MIKGIGLDMIDLDRVKQVVEKNPRFIERVLTEKEIKQFEKYEGSRKIEFLAGRFAAKEAYAKANGTGFGKHLSFTDVEILQVEDGRPHVTLPAKPGENVFVSITHTARSAAAQVIIEI; this is encoded by the coding sequence ATGATTAAAGGAATTGGACTAGATATGATTGATTTAGATCGCGTAAAACAAGTGGTAGAGAAGAATCCACGCTTTATCGAACGCGTTTTAACAGAAAAAGAAATTAAGCAATTTGAAAAATATGAAGGTAGCCGTAAAATTGAATTTTTAGCTGGACGTTTTGCTGCCAAAGAAGCATACGCCAAAGCAAATGGAACTGGCTTTGGGAAACATTTAAGCTTTACTGATGTGGAAATTTTGCAAGTAGAAGATGGCCGGCCACACGTTACCTTACCAGCCAAACCGGGCGAAAATGTTTTTGTAAGTATTACCCACACAGCCAGATCAGCCGCAGCGCAAGTGATTATTGAAATATAG
- a CDS encoding RsbT co-antagonist protein RsbRA: MYKDFANFIRTNKADLLNDWMNEMEKQSDQLINDIAKEAMYEETSKEFVDLIVSNVTENGSKFNEKLDDFAEKVVHLGWPIHFVTTGLRVFGLLVYTAMRDEDLFLKREEKPEDDAYYRFETWLSSMYNKVVTAYADTWEKTVSIQKSALQELSAPLLPIFEKISVMPLIGTIDTERAKLIIENLLIGVVKNRSEVVLIDITGVPVVDTMVAHHIIQASEAVRLVGCQAMLVGIRPEIAQTIVNLGIELDQIITTNTMKKGMERALALTNREIVEKEG, translated from the coding sequence ATGTATAAAGATTTTGCAAACTTCATCCGTACTAATAAAGCAGACTTACTGAATGACTGGATGAACGAAATGGAGAAACAATCAGATCAGCTAATCAACGACATTGCCAAAGAAGCAATGTACGAAGAGACGAGCAAAGAATTTGTTGATTTAATTGTCTCAAACGTTACTGAAAACGGCTCGAAATTCAATGAAAAACTAGATGATTTTGCAGAAAAAGTGGTCCACTTAGGTTGGCCAATTCATTTTGTCACCACAGGCCTACGTGTGTTTGGGCTTTTAGTATATACAGCAATGAGAGACGAAGATTTATTCTTAAAGAGAGAAGAGAAACCAGAAGATGATGCCTATTATCGCTTTGAAACATGGCTTTCCTCCATGTATAACAAAGTGGTCACAGCCTACGCGGATACGTGGGAAAAGACAGTTTCTATCCAAAAAAGTGCACTTCAGGAATTATCGGCACCACTTTTGCCAATATTTGAAAAAATTTCTGTAATGCCTCTAATTGGAACGATTGACACAGAAAGAGCGAAGTTAATCATAGAAAACTTGTTAATAGGTGTTGTAAAAAATCGGTCAGAAGTGGTTTTGATTGATATTACGGGAGTTCCTGTTGTTGATACAATGGTTGCGCACCATATCATTCAAGCGTCCGAAGCAGTTAGACTTGTCGGCTGTCAGGCAATGCTTGTAGGTATTAGACCAGAAATTGCGCAAACCATCGTGAACTTGGGAATTGAATTAGATCAAATTATCACGACCAACACAATGAAAAAAGGCATGGAGCGTGCGCTAGCCTTGACGAACAGAGAGATAGTAGAAAAAGAGGGGTGA
- a CDS encoding SulP family inorganic anion transporter: MKKVLLNSVKGYTWARFRKDLLAGIIVGIIALPLAMSFAIASGVSPEYGIYSSFVAGIIVSIFGGSKFQIAGPTGAFIPVLLGIVLTYGYQDLLVAGMMAGVLLCLMGIFKIGTLIKFIPRPVTIGFTAGIAVTIFMGQVGNFLGLTGMEKHESFVANMKEIWLHLDSWNFYSILISCICMLVLFVFPKILPRIPAPLIGLVITTAIAMLFFPDALPTIGSAYGDIPSTFPPFEFPDMTFANMSKLVGPAFVIAMLGGIESLLSAVVADGMTNTKHNSNRELIGQGIANIVTPMFGGIPATGAIARTATNINNGATSRVSGVIHGIFVLLTLLVLAPVAVNIPIAAMAPILMLVAWNMSERKTFQHIIKLKSGDTLVLIITFLLTVFASLTVAVEVGLLLAVVLFAKQMGSSMQIEEIEPEGAEIAPHLHEKISIFTIRGPLFFGAAQIFQQNIIKAIHVKPEFLILRMGKVPIIDATAEGYFHQIEKEFSKQGGQILITGLTDKAKESLKGSGLYDRIGEEHFFSHTEDAIRYAENALNK; the protein is encoded by the coding sequence TTGAAGAAAGTTCTATTGAATAGTGTAAAAGGTTATACGTGGGCGAGATTTAGGAAAGACTTGCTTGCGGGTATTATCGTGGGCATTATTGCCTTGCCACTGGCGATGTCCTTTGCGATTGCATCGGGAGTAAGTCCGGAATATGGAATCTATTCTAGTTTTGTAGCGGGAATTATTGTTTCTATTTTTGGTGGTTCGAAATTTCAAATCGCCGGACCAACTGGCGCATTTATTCCGGTACTACTTGGAATCGTATTAACATATGGTTATCAAGATTTACTTGTAGCAGGGATGATGGCAGGGGTTTTACTATGCTTAATGGGTATTTTCAAAATTGGCACACTGATTAAATTTATTCCTCGACCAGTGACGATCGGATTTACGGCAGGGATTGCTGTTACGATTTTTATGGGGCAAGTGGGGAATTTCCTAGGATTAACTGGAATGGAGAAACACGAATCATTTGTAGCGAATATGAAAGAGATCTGGTTGCATCTCGATTCATGGAATTTTTATAGTATACTCATTTCTTGTATTTGTATGCTTGTATTATTTGTTTTTCCGAAAATCTTGCCGAGAATTCCAGCGCCACTCATTGGACTAGTGATTACAACAGCGATTGCGATGCTGTTTTTCCCGGATGCTCTGCCAACGATTGGCTCGGCGTATGGTGATATTCCTAGCACGTTTCCACCGTTTGAATTTCCTGATATGACGTTTGCGAATATGAGTAAACTCGTTGGACCGGCTTTTGTTATCGCGATGCTCGGCGGGATTGAGTCACTTCTTTCAGCTGTGGTGGCGGACGGAATGACGAATACCAAACATAATAGTAATCGCGAACTAATCGGGCAAGGGATTGCCAATATTGTTACACCGATGTTCGGCGGGATCCCAGCAACGGGAGCTATAGCGAGAACGGCGACCAATATTAATAATGGCGCGACTAGCCGTGTTTCGGGTGTTATTCACGGGATTTTTGTATTACTGACTTTACTCGTGCTTGCTCCGGTAGCTGTTAATATTCCGATTGCAGCAATGGCGCCAATTTTAATGTTGGTAGCTTGGAATATGAGCGAACGAAAAACCTTCCAGCACATTATCAAACTAAAATCAGGCGATACGTTAGTGCTAATTATCACTTTTTTATTGACCGTATTTGCAAGTTTGACTGTGGCGGTCGAAGTTGGATTGCTGTTGGCGGTTGTTCTTTTCGCGAAACAAATGGGCAGTTCGATGCAAATCGAAGAAATTGAACCAGAAGGCGCTGAAATTGCTCCTCATTTACACGAGAAAATTAGTATTTTTACGATTCGTGGTCCGCTTTTCTTTGGCGCAGCGCAGATTTTTCAACAAAATATTATTAAAGCAATTCATGTGAAACCGGAATTTCTGATTTTGCGGATGGGGAAAGTGCCGATTATCGATGCGACTGCAGAAGGCTATTTCCACCAAATTGAAAAAGAATTTTCGAAGCAAGGCGGTCAAATTTTAATTACCGGGCTAACGGATAAGGCGAAAGAAAGTCTGAAAGGTAGCGGACTTTACGACCGGATAGGTGAAGAGCACTTCTTTTCCCATACCGAAGATGCGATTCGTTATGCGGAAAATGCTTTAAATAAGTAA
- the rsbV gene encoding anti sigma b factor antagonist RsbV yields the protein MNISIEIKERDTDHIDIFVAGEIDAYTAPKVKEALEVYQVKEGIVLRIDLTEVSYMDSTGLGVFVGAFKSLRQRQSELVLFGLSDRLFRLFEITGLSDIIEIKNVEGEMNGNNA from the coding sequence ATGAATATTAGTATAGAAATAAAAGAACGTGATACTGACCACATAGACATATTTGTTGCTGGGGAGATCGATGCTTATACAGCGCCAAAGGTAAAAGAAGCACTAGAAGTATATCAAGTAAAAGAGGGTATTGTACTTCGAATCGATTTAACAGAAGTGAGTTACATGGATAGCACCGGATTAGGCGTATTTGTAGGGGCTTTCAAAAGCTTACGTCAACGCCAAAGTGAACTTGTCTTGTTTGGTTTAAGCGACCGACTTTTCCGATTGTTTGAAATCACAGGATTGTCAGATATCATCGAAATCAAAAATGTAGAGGGTGAAATGAATGGCAACAATGCATGA
- a CDS encoding type II toxin-antitoxin system PemK/MazF family toxin: MMVKRGDVYYADLSPVVGSEQGGIRPVLIIQNDIGNRFSPTVIVAAITAKIQKAKLPTHVEATRKDGFERDSVILLEQIRTIDKQRLTDKITHLDEELMAKVNKALEVSLGVVEF; encoded by the coding sequence CTGATGGTGAAGCGTGGTGACGTATACTACGCGGACCTTTCCCCCGTGGTCGGAAGCGAGCAAGGGGGAATAAGGCCTGTTCTCATCATTCAAAATGATATTGGAAATCGATTCAGTCCAACTGTGATTGTGGCAGCAATAACTGCAAAGATTCAAAAAGCAAAACTGCCAACTCACGTGGAAGCTACTCGTAAAGATGGCTTTGAGAGAGATTCTGTCATTCTTTTGGAACAAATTAGAACGATTGACAAACAGCGCCTGACAGATAAAATTACACATTTGGACGAAGAGTTAATGGCCAAGGTAAACAAGGCACTCGAAGTTAGTCTAGGAGTAGTAGAATTCTAA
- the sigB gene encoding RNA polymerase sigma factor SigB has translation MPKVSQPDKEAKEKVYIWIAAYQENGDQDAQYNLVVHYKNLVESIARKYSQGKSFHEDLVQVGNIGLLGAIRRYDATFGKSFEAFAVPTIVGEIKRFLRDKTWSVHVPRRIKELGPKIKNAVEELTRELQSSPQISDIADFIGVTEEEVLEAMEMGKSYQALSVDHSIEADSDGSTITLLDVVGGTDDGFERVNQRMLLEKVLPVLDEREQKILQYTFIENRSQKETGELLDISQMHVSRIQRQAIKKLREALQNEEVE, from the coding sequence ATGCCAAAAGTATCTCAACCTGATAAAGAAGCCAAAGAAAAAGTCTATATTTGGATTGCCGCTTACCAAGAAAATGGCGACCAAGATGCCCAGTATAATTTAGTTGTTCATTATAAAAATTTAGTAGAATCCATTGCGCGCAAATATTCCCAAGGTAAATCTTTTCATGAAGATTTAGTTCAAGTTGGGAATATTGGTTTACTTGGAGCTATTAGAAGATATGATGCAACGTTTGGAAAAAGCTTTGAAGCATTTGCCGTGCCAACAATTGTTGGTGAAATTAAACGATTTTTACGTGATAAAACGTGGAGTGTTCATGTGCCACGCCGAATCAAGGAATTGGGACCGAAAATTAAAAACGCTGTAGAAGAGCTGACGAGAGAACTACAAAGCTCACCTCAAATTAGCGATATTGCTGATTTCATCGGAGTCACGGAAGAAGAAGTTTTAGAAGCAATGGAAATGGGGAAAAGCTACCAAGCACTTTCTGTAGATCATTCGATTGAAGCTGATTCGGATGGAAGTACCATTACGTTACTTGATGTTGTTGGTGGTACTGATGATGGATTTGAACGTGTAAATCAACGTATGCTTTTAGAGAAAGTTCTCCCTGTTTTAGATGAGCGAGAACAGAAGATTTTGCAATATACATTCATTGAAAATCGCAGTCAAAAAGAAACTGGTGAACTACTCGATATATCACAAATGCATGTGTCTAGAATCCAACGTCAAGCTATTAAAAAACTTCGAGAGGCGTTGCAGAATGAGGAAGTGGAGTAA
- the hemG gene encoding protoporphyrinogen oxidase produces the protein MKHIVIIGGGLSGLAAAYELQKTHPNYTWELVEKDEKLGGKFKTVKRDGFLIEKGPDSFLARKPAGVGLVTDLGLEDKLIANATGRSYIYHEKALHPIPEGSVMGIPTDKQALLASTLVSEIGKARALQEPTIEPNNQQNDQALGDFFEARFGKELVKTIIEPLLSGIYAGDIYKMSLRATFPQFEQAVKKYGNLMDGLKESSMQTTGTKATIGAFRTLEGGLDTLPKAVADALPPENLHTAKQATHIAKKNRSYEIAFADGTKMEADGVIIAATHDALIHLLAETTTEPFAGQPLTTLATVSLAYNEKDVPILPDGTGYLVARTAPYKTTACTWVQKKWPHMVPKNKMLLRGFVGKAGETWLEQASDEAIVTAVLSDYAEIMDLHAAPLFYEVSRMKSAMPQYLVNHQDRLKQLKKNIQADYPGVYFAGMSYEGVGIPDCIAGAQSAVTELADYLEEV, from the coding sequence GTGAAACATATAGTCATTATCGGAGGCGGCTTATCAGGGCTTGCAGCAGCGTATGAATTACAAAAAACACATCCGAATTATACATGGGAATTAGTAGAAAAAGACGAAAAATTAGGCGGTAAATTTAAAACGGTCAAACGTGACGGATTTTTAATTGAAAAAGGGCCGGATTCCTTTTTAGCTAGAAAGCCAGCTGGTGTGGGATTAGTTACGGACTTAGGTCTTGAAGATAAACTGATTGCTAACGCGACGGGAAGGTCGTATATTTATCACGAAAAAGCGCTCCATCCGATTCCAGAAGGCTCGGTGATGGGAATTCCAACCGATAAACAGGCCTTGCTAGCAAGCACACTCGTATCAGAAATTGGCAAAGCGCGGGCATTGCAAGAACCAACCATTGAGCCAAACAATCAACAAAATGATCAAGCTCTTGGCGATTTTTTTGAAGCACGTTTTGGCAAAGAATTAGTGAAAACAATCATCGAACCGCTATTATCAGGAATTTACGCGGGTGATATTTATAAAATGAGTTTGCGCGCCACTTTTCCACAGTTTGAACAGGCTGTTAAAAAGTACGGCAATCTTATGGATGGCTTGAAAGAAAGCAGCATGCAGACGACAGGCACAAAGGCGACAATTGGCGCTTTTCGAACATTAGAAGGTGGACTAGATACGTTGCCAAAAGCGGTTGCGGACGCGCTACCACCGGAAAACTTGCATACAGCGAAACAAGCAACCCATATCGCGAAAAAGAATCGCTCTTACGAAATTGCTTTTGCAGATGGAACTAAAATGGAAGCAGATGGCGTGATTATTGCCGCCACACATGATGCGCTAATTCATTTACTAGCAGAAACAACTACCGAACCATTTGCGGGACAGCCACTTACGACACTCGCAACTGTTTCGCTCGCATATAATGAAAAAGATGTGCCGATTTTGCCAGATGGAACGGGTTACTTAGTGGCTCGAACCGCGCCGTATAAAACCACCGCTTGCACATGGGTTCAGAAAAAATGGCCGCATATGGTACCGAAAAATAAAATGTTACTCCGCGGCTTCGTTGGAAAAGCTGGGGAAACATGGTTAGAACAAGCAAGTGATGAAGCAATTGTTACGGCAGTTCTGTCGGATTACGCGGAAATAATGGACCTCCACGCCGCACCACTTTTTTATGAAGTGAGTCGAATGAAATCAGCGATGCCGCAATACTTAGTCAACCATCAAGACCGTTTAAAACAATTGAAAAAGAATATCCAGGCAGATTACCCAGGCGTTTATTTTGCTGGAATGAGTTATGAAGGCGTCGGTATTCCGGATTGCATCGCGGGAGCACAATCGGCCGTTACTGAATTAGCAGATTACTTGGAAGAGGTGTAA
- a CDS encoding PP2C family serine/threonine-protein phosphatase has translation MNKAVESNNLFVFQRSKALQQYCGDVYYTHEDENGFLYVLSDGLGSGLEANRAAKATVDAIKEDIHADITEMLEKANQAVSGLRGAAIAIIKGDYLTKTLHYTGMGNIRFYMIGIEDKLIFPLSGSGFLSGRKQKYRLQSFKYKPGSKFLMHSDGLVLSRVRKSLESPLCVVKIGHLIERNILDIPTDDVTFMVGKFPE, from the coding sequence ATGAACAAGGCGGTTGAATCAAATAATTTATTTGTATTTCAACGTTCTAAAGCATTACAACAATACTGCGGGGATGTTTATTATACCCATGAGGACGAAAATGGTTTTCTGTATGTTCTTTCGGATGGGCTTGGAAGTGGTCTTGAAGCCAATAGAGCGGCCAAAGCGACCGTTGACGCCATCAAAGAAGATATCCATGCAGACATTACAGAAATGCTTGAAAAAGCGAACCAGGCTGTCTCTGGCTTGCGTGGTGCTGCAATTGCCATTATCAAAGGTGACTACTTAACGAAAACACTTCATTATACCGGCATGGGCAATATTCGTTTTTATATGATTGGCATAGAAGATAAACTTATTTTTCCACTTTCTGGCTCTGGTTTTTTATCAGGTAGAAAACAGAAGTATCGGTTGCAATCTTTTAAATACAAACCAGGCAGTAAGTTTTTGATGCATTCAGATGGTCTTGTTTTATCTCGCGTTCGAAAAAGCCTAGAATCGCCACTTTGTGTAGTGAAAATTGGACATTTAATTGAGCGAAATATATTGGATATTCCAACAGATGATGTAACGTTCATGGTTGGCAAATTTCCAGAATAA
- a CDS encoding STAS domain-containing protein, with translation MGIPILKLGECLLISIQSELDDHTAVEFQEDLLAKIHETSARGVVIDITSIDFIDSFIAKILGDVVSMSKLMGAKVVVTGIQPAVAITLIELGITFSGVLSAMDLESGLEKLKQELGE, from the coding sequence GTGGGGATACCAATCTTAAAGTTAGGTGAATGTTTATTAATTTCTATCCAGAGTGAATTAGATGATCATACTGCGGTAGAATTCCAGGAAGACTTACTTGCAAAAATCCATGAAACGTCGGCCAGAGGAGTAGTTATTGACATAACTTCCATCGATTTTATTGATTCATTTATTGCAAAAATTCTTGGGGACGTAGTTAGTATGTCTAAATTGATGGGTGCAAAAGTGGTTGTAACTGGGATACAGCCAGCAGTTGCGATTACACTAATTGAACTCGGAATTACGTTTAGTGGAGTACTTTCGGCGATGGACCTTGAGAGTGGCCTGGAAAAACTTAAACAGGAATTGGGGGAATGA